actggtTACCAGTGTAACCACAGATTTCTTTTAGGGAATTTGTCAAGATGTATACAGTTCGATGGACTCAGTGATGTATGAAGTAAAGCAAAGAGCTGACTGTGTACTGTGTTCATACAGATTTGAACTGTCTTAAAAGCTTTACAGCCTTTGTATAACTGTACAAGGTGTGTATGATAGTTGGAGCTTGTGCTTTCAACATTCTTCAAAGGCAAGGATGAATGAAATTGAATTCTGATGTTGTTTCAAAACTTGCATCTTGTGACTTATTATTGCTAAGATGTGTGCCACCTATCAAGTTCAATGTGCTTAATGTGAATTGAATTCTATCATCATTAGATTTATGTGCTACTTCTCTGTAGTATCAGCCGGACATGGGGAAACAGGTGTAGATCAAAGGGAAGTTGAGGACAGGTGATGGTTGGTGTAGAAAGCTCGGCTAGAAGAGCTCTTATCCATTCTTGTTTAAGGTGTGAATAGGTCAGAATTTTTATAAATGTTCAAAATTCATGTACATGTGTTCCTTTGAAAGCAAGGTACTTCTGAAATGTCAATTATCGTTAGCATAGACAAAAAGTCAACATGTGCAGTTTAAAGGTAAATAGACAAGATGATTGTTTAAGAGAAATCCCCACATGACACTATGTTAATACTGGGAATACGAAGCAACTTCCTTAACAAATGTTAACATCAAAACCAAAATAATATGggtcatttttgttttgttttgtatttagaAGGAAAAAGTGAATGGTTAGTTGTTTCTATTATTAGTTTGTTCTAATAggtgaatattttaaaaaatagacATATTGTGTCATGACTGGTGTCATTAGCACTGAAATTTGTGTTTCAGACTAAGTTAAAATTGTAAATTGTTGTATGATCAGTCAAAGGTGATTTGTCATAATACTGTGTCTGTCATGATAGGCCTTCGTCTGAAAGATGCTCTGGATGGAGACATTTATCCATTAGTGTCATGAAAAGATGAATAAAAAAAAGATGGtcattcatttgaaataatttctgTTCTACTCCAATGTGTAGATGCCACGCTCAGCAAATAATAAAATGTGTTCTTCATTTGTCTCGAAGTGTCACGGTGTTGGCATCGGGCACTTCAATAGGCAGATGGCATGTTTGACACATTCACAGCATCCATAACTTGTAGTAGAATAGGCTTAGCACATGCTAATATTTCCCGACTGGTTCCTTGTTTGCTTCTTTGTTTGTACAAGGTATCACAATATACCTGCTTCAATTAACAGGTGTGGAAATATTCATAATGCTCCAATAGAAATTCCACCACTCCTCAAATTTCTTTCGAATGGTCCAAGGCACGTGTCTGGATTAAAGACCtgtttgctttgatttttatgAGGACATAGAAACTATTGTGCAGTTGGAATAAAAGATAGAAAATAGGATTGAACACCGCGGAACGATTTGACTGATACACTCACAAAATAATCAGCAGGTGATAGTTTAATGGAATCACCATGATCATTGGATTTCATGCATGGGGTGCGGACGAACCTCCATCACTTGTGTTGTCCTCAAGAGCAGTGCTTGGACGTAAATTATGGGTTTTAGACCTTACAACATAGTGAAAAGGGGTGTTTAGGTCTGTAGTGACGGTGTGAGTGAAGTCTGAGGAGGGTGGAAGACAAAGGAGATTTTTGAGAGGTCATCTACAATATAGCTATTGGATCGTCTGTGAAGAGAACGTCAATCCCTGTGTTGGTTTTGACCTGTGGGGAACTGCAGGGTGTGAGATGCTATTGTTAAGAGATCAGAGACAGAGTGTTTGATCACAAATAGATGACACGGTGCAATGTGGCCTGTAATCTATAGCTGATCATGCTGACACAATACCTTGTCGGTAGAGTTGAAGTTTTCAACTTTTTCACAATGTAAGCAGACTAGATGTTTGAATGTATAACTAAACTATAGAATTATGATGATACAGTTTGGAGAAATATGATACTcatctccatggaaacagtaCTTACAAccaaacaaatggcatatgaacATGTCATGATCCATGAATTTAAGAGAGGAACCTAAACATTTAGAATGTCCCTTAATGTATTCTTCAGGGTTCATATCATGTTTTGAATTTTCACTggacaatgaaaacattttgagagATCACAGCTGTATTTATCAATTTCATCGTAATCGGAAAGTCAAATCACACCATGTATCTAAGATCTTGAAAGTCATTTGGAGAattaatgtacatatataaataaGGGTATATGTAGTAGTTACTAATGTGGAACTTGTCGCTCCATATTTATGTTCAGATGCACCTTGTTCCATCACTAGCCaaattcaaatgatatatgaaTCAATAGTATCTACATGACTCCAATACAATCCATTTCAGATAATCTATTTGAAAATCTAAGTTTCTTTTACATTTTTTCTTTATGTAGATTTTTATAGTATTGTTAACCACAATGCATTGTTACTCCTTTGAGTAAGaggtatttatgtattttagaAAAAATACAATTGTCATGTATTTTATAGCTAACTTTGGATTTACCTTGAGGTTATAAGGGTCTTTGTGTTATGCATGAAATCATTaaataacaaagaaaatatttgatacAGGAGCATAAGGAACTGATACGTTTGTTTGGTATTCAATAATTCAGAGGTTTTACTTTCCAGATGCCCCACATGGAGGAAAGTCAGGCCCTGGCTTCTACAGTGAGTATGGTCACCATGGTGGCATGGAAATGGCTGCTGCCGCCATGGCGATGGGCCTACAGTCCATGACCCAGACTTCCAGTTCCCAGGACTTCTCAAGCCTAAATGCCTTGGCCACAACAGCGATGTCTTGTGCCAGTGGAAACATGTTTGATCAGATGGCAATGAACTATCCTCTGAAGCCAGAGAAAAATATGCCACCTACACCTCCAGGTGATGCCCCAGATCCACTCTGACATGATAAAAGTTTTACATGCTCATGCCTTACAGAAAATAGAGTTCACAAATATATTCATGCCTCAGATAATCCCAAATAGTTTATGAACTATTCATGCCATGTATACTAGTGACTGAATAGTCATTATGTTTGACAGATATTTGAGTTTTCCGGTTTTCTTCTCTCTTTTTTTCTGGTAAGGGGTGATATTCTCTCTCCCAGGATCTAGTGATATTGGCATTGAATGCTGGATTACACATATTGTACTTGATGATCTTTGACTGACTCACTGTGGTGTCATAGTTGAGTTGTTAGAGCGTTTGACCTGAAGaaagaagacctgggttcaattccctacatgagtacatcCAGTTTTGGTGTTCCCCggcttgatattgctggaatattgctaaaagtgaggTGAAACAACGCTCACTTACTTTGACTGTCACAAGAAACTGACTCAGGCAATCAGCAGTTATTTTGGTAAAATGGTATTGTTTGACTTCTCAGTAGACACTTGTGATTAATATTATAGTGAATTAATCATGAAATACCATGTCAGCTTTTATGGATTCTTGCAGATGACACCCTGCTGTTGTCAAAGTTTCTTGTACATTaaccatattttttttcatacttATAGGCCACAGACATTAGTAGTCCAGTGCCCAGTTGAATACTTGCAGTTCACAGTGCTGTTCCTTAGGGATAGAGTTTGATTCTCGCTTTATTCCTTGAATATTTTTGAggattttttttcaattgtaTCCTTTAGCTAACACCAGAGTTAAACCAAAGTAACTTACTCTATGCAaaccaaagaaaagaaaattgtaCTGAATGCATCATGGTTATTGTGACAATCCCAGGGAGTCCTGACGATCCAAAGGAGTTACAAGGAATACCTGGCTTGTCCAACTCAGACCACATGGCTATGCCACAGAACATGATGGCCAAACCTGTACCCATGAAGAAAGCCTCAGACAGAAGACATGCACAAGCCCGTCCCGGCTTGGCCTCACCTACAATGGTGTCGCCGTCAATGATGTCACCAGAAACCATTATGGATCCCAGCGTAGCGTTGATGCAGATGTCAACAGACAGTAAGTCATTACTTATACCTAGATCTCTCTATGGGCCGTGCCTTTGTTAATATATTGGTTCCAGTGTGTGACTTGACCCATTGTGTGGTTGTAATACAACACCTGCCAAACAGTTCACTTGACCATAGTCACATTAATATATTCAACACATTGCGGACTGTGACATAAACAAACCAGTCGCTAATTCTGTATGCAAATATTAATACCTTGTCTATCTATTATCTACTGTAACCTTTCACACTGAAATGTTTCATGGAGACTACAAGCATGATGCTCTCATCACAGGAACAATTTTCAAACTTCATTTTACTTAAAGTATCTACTTGTATGTTGTACTTGTCCATTTTGTCATAACTATGGTCATCAATGTCCACCATTAAGTACTGACCACTGTCATGTGAACTGATACACTTATGGACTCTGgagaatattttcactttgaaagaAGTTTTCTGAGAATTAATTCCTGTGCTCCAGAGCAAAACAGTTACTTTCAGTGTAAGCCAAAgttgaagaagaaaaaaaatagtTCTGATATTTACACAGGACAATACTGTTTGTAAAGGTCACATAAGTGAATTATTACACTAAATCTACCATCAGGAAACTCATTGTTAATTATACAAAATTTGCATCTGCCTTATTCAAATTCAATACTGAACTGTACAAGTAGAGAGACATTCCAGAACTGAAATTAGATACACTCTATCTCACATGCTGTCATCAGTTTGGTCACAGCCAATGCTAGAACTATTACACATTCATGTGTTACCTCACATGTGTGTAATAATAGATTTTACAGGTGCTTTGTCATGTTCAGCCAATTCTTGTTTTCTCTTTGTCACCTTGTCTGTTTTATGGGAGACACATCTCCAGATAATGGTGTCTGAAACCTCTCTGTGATAAGAAGTGTTGTTTACTGGCCATATTTAAAACTGACTTGATTTGATGAATGTCCTTTTATCTCTGTGACCTTTTATCAGGGATATCTCTCAGACGTGGAAGGTTCCCATGAAAGTGAAAGGCATGTGTACTTCGCAGCAAATTGTTACACTGTAGTACATAATGACTCTATATGTAATTCTGTGAATGcttcaaatatttatttgaaattcCAATAGTCAGTATATTACATGAACCTGATTATTGATGAATATGGTTGGGTTCCTGTTGCATACTGGTATGGAATTTGCTTTATGCAAATCTCCAAAAACTAAGTTTGTTTGAATGATACCAACCCTGTTGATTTTGTTATGGTAAATATTTTAAACGTATTGTACTAAGGAATTCCTTTATTCTTTCAAGAATTGTCAAAACTGTTGGAGACATTTTGTTCATTCAGTAACTggaaatcaattgattttttttcaaatgtgggTACCACTTTCTTTGTCTACAGGACTAATGCCATGCAAATCTTGATTAGGATATTTGGATTCTATCAAGAATTAATGGAATTAACAGGTATCAACTTGACATATTTGTTTAACCCATAACTTTAAAGTTTCTTTGTCTCAAGGAGACATGTAGAGCTACTGTTTGTTCTTCTTTTCTCTTGTTTGCAAGAAGTACATCAATTTAGAAATTTTGAAGCTTAACAAGCCCTTGAACTCAGGGAATCATTTCTATGGCAAACATTTTCAGCTAATATTtttatgatcatttaatgaactgTCTCTTTCATGTATACGAAAGGTGCAAAATCATATACAGATATTTAgataaaaaataatgataattgaTTAATTTTGACCCCCATCATAAATTTGTTTCACAActatgtgatggattgttttcaGATCTGGGAACAGCTCCTAATATCTATGGGAGGTCCTAAGTCATCATTTTTGTCAAGCCCACCTAAATTTTTCCCCCACATTTTGCATGTACCCAACTATTTAACATTGCAAAAgcacaaaacatcacaaaagtCCCCCAGTTTGGTTTGGACAGGAATAAGCCTGTGATGTTTTAAgaacattttaaaataatgtGTCAGAATTGTTCAACATTGTTCATCAGTTAGATTTGGGGCTATTAGAGTGCCATGCTCGGACTTTTTGGTTAGTTAAGGTATTATATACCAACAGAAGATGTGCTTTTCTATCAAGATTAGATACAGCTTCTAATATTGTCCTGATGTATGTATTAACTAGTGGAAACACACTAATTATATACCTCATATAACCATCATATACCCATCTAATATAGGCATTATTACATGGCTCATAGTATCATAGTAACTATGATATAAATGCTTAGATTTCTTCTTTGACCTGAtagggtgatggggtagcccagtggttaaagggtttgcccgtcacaccaaagacccaagttcgatttccatgtgtgtgaagccagtttcccCTTTGGCACGATATTGAGAGAATCCATGATGATTCATGTTGCCACAAGCCAGATTGTCAGGTTGTAgctgatataactggaatattgctgagtgctgttcTAAACATCAGACAAACTTCACCCATCTGTACACCACACTACAGCATGTAGAGTTCAGTCAatcttttgctggaatattactgagtgctgcACTAAACATCAGACAAACTTCACACGTCTATAAACGACACTACAGCATGTACAGTTCAGTCAGtcttttgctggaatattgctaaaagtggctaaAATctatactcactaactcattcacttttTCCTGATTGGCTTTCAAAAACACTAAATTAACTACAAAGATTAAAGTGTGagtaattattttttcaaaagtgtaaTGTAGGTTAGGAATCAATGTCTATCACATGCAGTGACAATTTTAAATTTAGGCACCTGTGTCCTTACAAAGAAATAGGCTGGTACTGATGCTTTACAGcatctgttgtttttgttgttttcatgtttattatcaaaAGCATTGCCATGGAGTATTTCAAAACGTTGAAAAGTTTCCTTTCTATCTCTTGATAGTGTCAGATGACAATTTGAATCATGTCATTTGGATCCAAATATGTGAATCATAGAATCAAATGTAATGACAGTGAAATTGAAAAATAGATTGAAGCACTTGTAAAATCATTGAAGGAGTTTTACAACTTGGCCCTTATTCCATCTTGACCTGAGGCTGAACATTTGATTGAAGATTAAGCAGTTTATACAATAAGACTAAGAGAGGCAATAACTATCATCTCAAACAAGTTGGCTGTATTAGTTTATATTAACATCAATTCAAAGGAATTATTATCTTCAGTAGACTTGCAGCTTGACTACAGAAGGGATGTATGTTTTGGTAATGCCACATCGGTTGAATTAGTGTTATTGTATCATAGGGGAAAGATCGGTCTCTACTGTCACAGATGACCATGCTTGATTGCTTGAACATCTTTAATCTTGTGAGGTCAGAGGCTGAAGGGTGGGTTGAATGTGATGTTTACAGGCTATTATTAACACATGAATATACTGTTACAGTTTAGCAGTTTTGGTAGAAGAATCTTACTTTAAACCAAATAGAAAAAcgtctttgagtggcatgtttagaaATTGGTGAATCAGATATGGACAAAACTGTGTGAATGAACGCAGATGATGCCACGTTTTGACATAGATTCTTCTATTGTTGACAatcaagaatctgtatcaaaatgtcACATCACCCAAATACAAAGGTCGATCATCCTTAAAGTTTGCCCTTATCAAATGGAAAAAGCATGCCTGGCTGTGTTGTCTTTGCTTGCATTAATAAAAATGTGATGGTCAGATTTGCTTATGATTTTAACAGTaaattatatatcattataaatgatTCATGGAATGAAGATTGAAGATGAAGTGTCCAGTTGTCATTGTGTTCTTACCCTGTGGTGTTAGTTCCCTGTAAATATTGCCTGTAATCAAACTGAGCATAATCATAGTGCTAGTCCTCTAATTCTGAACTGAAGTAGCATTCATTACATGCATCTGTTATTATACCCACACCCTAAATGCTAAGATGAAGACTTGACTACCTCGTTAAGCAATGCTGAAATAGTGTTTCCTTTGAGCATTtggaggggtggtggggtagtgtagtggttaaggcgttcgctcatcacaccgaagacccgggttcaattccccacatgggtacagtgtgtgaagtccattttctggtgtcccccgccgtaatattgctggaatattgctaaaaacggcataaaacttaattcactcactcactcacccatttggAGATATTGCCATTGTTGCATTTTGTCTGGTTTTTGTTtcccattttgtttgtttcgtttccggaTCCCGTGACTCAAAGTTTAGGGTAAATACAGCTTTGACAGTATAGATAGAAATAATACAGTACATCATCATAAGAAGTCAGATATTAGATTGATGCTGTTTACAACATTATAACATGGCCAAGTTTTGTATAAGTGACGCTCACATTCAAATCCAAAGCAAACCCAAGATGATTAAATAgatccacttctaaatgcccttcaaagaattaaataaGTTCTTCTGTACCACATATTATATTTTTACAACCTTTTCACcacattttccatttccaaaggAGTAACTCAGGAGTTTATAACCATAGgaaacatgaaataaatatgaaactacTTTTGACTGTAATTGTAGAATAATTTCAGCCTTTAGTGCAAAATAGTAGGGCAGGTAACATAACATTTTTGTACATGAATACAGATGGTATCAGTATACATGAAATATCTTATCTTTAAGAATGCAATTTATGGAACAAGGCATGCATTCTGTTTGTCTCGTGCCTGCAGAGGATTGATTGAGGGCGTTATGAAGCTGGACTACCAGTACAAGCTTGTTTAGTAAATGTGGTGTGAGGGAGTTGGTGTGTTACTTAGCATTACACAGCCAGTTTCATCTAAATACCAGCAGTATATGTTCTTAGTCAAAATCCTATCAGTTTTTTCAGTAGCAATCTCTCTGCCTACACAAACACCTACATAAAACCAATAGTGTCACTTTGGAATGTAATGATGTCACCAAATAATTGACAGCATCATCAACTTCCTCAACAGCAGAAACTCCACCTGGTGAGAGATAAATACAAACGGAACAGAAGTTGTGTGTTCAGGTTTCTTGCAATTCCAGTGTCCCCAgttatgatattgttggaatattgttaaaagctgcGTAAAGCCGTACTCATGCACTCACGTTATTGAAAGTTTATGTATGTCAGTTTCACCCTCTATATATAGTGTACTATTGTATGACAGAAAGACTTGTTTTTTAACCACCAAGAAGATTTCAATCAGTTTCCAGTGTTAATCTTCTTTGTTCCTTGTAACATATTCTTATGGTTGTAAAAATACTTTCAGTTGTCAGGTGAGCATGATCATAACAGAAACCTTGATAGTGTTATCTAAAGATAGAACCTTAAATACTGATGGCAACGAATATGGGAGCagatgaaagcacaagtgttcctttatttatttcccgaattcactcacagtgcaatgcaaaagaaacctggaaaagaataaaggaacacttgcgctttcatgtgtttccttatttgtttcaATCAGTATATATCTGAGTTATTGAACAGTATCTAGTGAAAACATTTCTGGTCAGGTTATTGTAACAATTTAATTCTCATTGTAATATGACTATAAGTTAGCTGGACATAAGATTCAAGATTCTTCTACATTTTTGCTATAGGGCTAACAAGTTGGCCCCTAAAGCTGTTCACTTGAAGGATGAGAACTATTTTAAGGATATACAACTTTTTTCATTCTGTATAGGCAaagtttcgacatagattctaatgttgtTTAGAATCTATGTCCAGACATCGTCTAAACAAATTAAGGAAGTTTTATCGTCCTCAAAATAGTCTTCATCCTTCATCTACCCAACTTGTACAATGACAATCAAAGAGGCATGTTCACATGTTGGGATGAGTTGATGACATAACAACTTATTCTTGAATTTGACACAATTTTCACGGTTCTTCTTTAAAATCACTTTTATTTAAGGTTGAAAGCAAGAACATCATCACTGTAATTAGACTGCACTTACACCAGTGTGAATGTAATGTGTGAAGGGACAATAGTTTTGAATACAAGAAATTGAAAATTGTAACAGTTTCACAAATTGTTGTTGGACAAGTATCTGCTAGTCACTTCCAGTTTGTGTATACTTCTGCAatttttatttacaaatgaaacTTATTCATTCTTTTACCACAGATATCAGCAAGAACTgaactttaaaaaatattgttttttatGGTGTAGATGTAAAAAGAAACAGAGCTATGTTTTCTTTAATGCTCTACAAAGTTCTTGTAGCAGTAATCTTATTACAGTTTAATGATAAGGTTCAACATGGTCTATTCCTTATTAACATGTTGGGATAGAAGTTGTTAACGCATCGCATTCGAAAGGAAGTGCCATGTATTCCTGGAGTTTCTTTTAATCTTTTCTAGGAGTTTGAACAATTGTTACATGTGGTACCTAGAAGTTTTGAATGTAAATTTTAGTAGTTGAAATTTGTGGGGAAATAAGAATGCCTTGCTCATGACAATGAGAATGGATGGAAGGTGTTTACTCTAAGTGGGAGTGAGATATTTGTGTTGGAATGTAAGCCTCCAACATCTGGTAATGAACAGACAGATTCAATAGATAGAAGAATTCTTCAGCTGTTCAAACCTCTTCCTGTAATCACCCCTGGTCAGATTGACCCTGCAGACTCTACCATTGTCTGTAGTAGGGGTCCAAGCATGTAGAAGTGGGATATATTTATGGAAATCCAACTTAATTATTACACAGGTGCAAAGATTTGACAACTACCAATACCATGTTCAATTTG
This portion of the Haliotis asinina isolate JCU_RB_2024 chromosome 10, JCU_Hal_asi_v2, whole genome shotgun sequence genome encodes:
- the LOC137298876 gene encoding hepatic leukemia factor-like; the protein is MADGSFCDFPQPLDTSMISSLQAYHQRTSSSEDFDAPHGGKSGPGFYSEYGHHGGMEMAAAAMAMGLQSMTQTSSSQDFSSLNALATTAMSCASGNMFDQMAMNYPLKPEKNMPPTPPGSPDDPKELQGIPGLSNSDHMAMPQNMMAKPVPMKKASDRRHAQARPGLASPTMVSPSMMSPETIMDPSVALMQMSTDTASSPALARALSAIQSTQKRPRSEKKAIPDDQKDNKYFERRQRNNNAAKKSRDARKAREDEIAIRASFLEKENAILRAQVATLREEANSLRQLLLQKRSRH